A DNA window from Bdellovibrio sp. BCCA contains the following coding sequences:
- a CDS encoding twitching motility protein PilT yields MSLTELLLQAKAKKAEEFLFVVGSEPRVRLPSGWTSLRTSPALVTEWNLLQQSLLSNQQKAVLETTGVVQGEASFESVRIGFSFFQQDTTMKAILDMDLDGGRQEIQLPPSLLETCLRMKGLVLLSGPGEAGQVWALHRILQKLSEEKSFVGVVFSRKAFPQVREAKACYLYHNGEFARAEEKGSLLAGVDMVVFDGYSDEESFEEALALAERGTFVVYSMKAPSITNALRRCLSVLGEKYGEHGAPRLAEVLSMASGQYAVAGLSGEKVFAHEVLLMKPQVRNMIEEEDVKGLENLMTNSPENSGILTLNQSLLQHLIRRRVDLKTAFEVSRDPDNLDQLLKKVGI; encoded by the coding sequence ATGAGTTTGACGGAACTTCTTTTGCAGGCAAAAGCGAAAAAGGCGGAAGAATTTTTATTTGTCGTGGGAAGTGAGCCTCGCGTGCGTCTGCCTTCGGGATGGACGAGTTTAAGAACGTCTCCGGCTCTGGTGACAGAGTGGAATCTTTTGCAGCAAAGCTTGCTGAGCAATCAGCAAAAAGCGGTGCTTGAAACAACAGGTGTTGTGCAAGGGGAAGCGTCTTTTGAAAGTGTTCGTATTGGATTTTCTTTTTTTCAGCAAGACACCACGATGAAAGCGATTTTGGATATGGATCTGGATGGCGGACGCCAAGAGATTCAACTTCCTCCGTCGCTTTTGGAAACATGCCTTCGCATGAAGGGGTTGGTTTTACTCTCAGGTCCCGGTGAAGCGGGGCAAGTTTGGGCATTGCACAGAATTTTACAAAAACTCAGCGAAGAAAAATCTTTTGTCGGTGTTGTGTTTTCGCGCAAAGCTTTCCCGCAAGTGCGTGAAGCAAAGGCTTGTTACCTGTATCACAATGGTGAATTCGCTCGTGCGGAAGAAAAAGGAAGTCTTCTGGCGGGTGTCGACATGGTGGTCTTTGACGGTTACTCTGACGAAGAATCTTTTGAAGAAGCTTTGGCTTTGGCAGAAAGAGGAACTTTCGTTGTTTATTCAATGAAAGCTCCTTCCATCACGAATGCTCTTCGCCGTTGTCTGTCTGTATTGGGTGAAAAATACGGCGAGCATGGGGCGCCTCGTTTGGCGGAAGTTTTAAGCATGGCTTCTGGACAATATGCGGTTGCAGGTTTATCCGGAGAAAAAGTTTTTGCTCATGAAGTTTTGTTAATGAAACCTCAAGTGAGAAACATGATTGAAGAAGAAGATGTGAAAGGCCTAGAGAATCTGATGACGAACTCGCCAGAGAACTCCGGCATTCTGACTTTGAATCAGTCTTTGTTACAGCATTTGATCCGTCGCCGCGTGGATCTAAAAACAGCATTTGAAGTTTCTAGAGATCCAGACAACCTTGATCAACTTCTTAAGAAGGTAGGTATCTAA
- a CDS encoding type II secretion system F family protein: MAKFQYQAKNSGGQMVQGEIEAASQQEAIIRLRAQQLLPVRVVQFGAARASAGKNASIFAARVKGKDLQIFTRQFATLINAGIPVVDSLKILSEGLRPGLLKEASAQVKTSIEGGRRLADSMAQVPNVFDKLYVNMIQAGEEAGILDGILQRLASYMEKSEKLKAQVKGALVYPMVIIVVAMIVIAGILVFIIPKFMEFFASSGKEPPMLTQMVVNLSNSMIHRWYIYLVVLVVGPFAFMQWIKTDDGKNTFDRFLMKAPVFGEVIQKSAIARLTRTLSTLLGSGVGLIEAIEISAKTAGNIVIEQSLLRCKDSVTQGRTFAAPLGKEKAFPEMVVQMISIGEQSGTLDVMLGKIADFYEDEVETAVKAMTSLLEPLLMVVLGGIIAVLVIAMYLPIFNMADVVQ, encoded by the coding sequence ATGGCTAAATTCCAATACCAAGCCAAAAACTCCGGGGGCCAAATGGTTCAAGGAGAAATCGAAGCCGCTTCCCAACAAGAGGCCATCATTCGTCTTAGAGCGCAACAACTTCTTCCCGTACGTGTTGTGCAATTCGGAGCTGCTCGCGCTTCTGCCGGAAAAAATGCCAGCATCTTTGCTGCTCGTGTGAAGGGTAAAGATTTGCAAATTTTCACTCGTCAGTTTGCAACATTGATCAATGCCGGTATTCCTGTTGTGGACTCTTTAAAAATTCTTTCCGAAGGTCTTCGTCCGGGACTGCTCAAAGAGGCCTCTGCGCAGGTAAAAACTTCGATTGAAGGGGGACGTCGTTTGGCGGACTCCATGGCGCAGGTTCCAAATGTTTTTGATAAATTATACGTGAATATGATTCAAGCCGGTGAGGAAGCCGGTATCCTTGATGGTATCTTGCAACGTCTTGCAAGCTACATGGAGAAATCAGAAAAACTCAAAGCACAAGTTAAAGGTGCCTTGGTTTATCCAATGGTCATCATCGTGGTTGCGATGATCGTTATCGCGGGTATTCTGGTTTTCATTATTCCTAAATTCATGGAGTTCTTTGCCTCTTCCGGTAAAGAGCCACCGATGCTCACGCAAATGGTGGTGAACTTAAGTAACTCCATGATTCACAGATGGTATATTTATCTCGTTGTCCTTGTGGTGGGACCTTTTGCTTTCATGCAATGGATTAAGACCGACGACGGTAAAAATACTTTCGATCGCTTCTTGATGAAAGCGCCTGTATTTGGCGAAGTGATTCAAAAGTCCGCGATTGCGCGTTTGACAAGAACCCTTTCAACACTTTTAGGTTCCGGCGTGGGCTTGATTGAAGCCATTGAGATTTCGGCAAAAACCGCAGGCAATATCGTGATTGAGCAGTCTCTTCTAAGATGTAAAGATTCTGTGACTCAAGGTCGTACCTTTGCCGCTCCTTTGGGTAAGGAAAAAGCATTCCCAGAGATGGTTGTACAAATGATTTCCATCGGTGAGCAGTCAGGTACGCTCGATGTGATGCTTGGAAAAATCGCCGACTTCTATGAAGACGAAGTTGAAACTGCGGTGAAAGCCATGACGTCACTTTTAGAACCTCTTTTGATGGTGGTTCTCGGTGGTATTATCGCCGTTCTCGTAATCGCGATGTATCTTCCGATCTTCAATATGGCGGATGTGGTTCAATAG
- a CDS encoding two-component system sensor histidine kinase NtrB translates to MRLSLAFQNNKNQGLMVEFARISLFALILAISVISSIVQEGFINWSILGPFYGILTVAFALHLIWFSFWNELLKRPVLFFLGFVFDSLFISLLIYYSGINQSLFLFLHLVNILLAGIACRGVGAVTLALFTSIFFSVAALFSPEMKALNFFFLLALNNIAFFSVAGLAGYLSEQLQSVGSELKKTGLSLRSAQELNEVLIENIPTGMVSFTEAGEVVKANSSAVEILGFSDFTKLNWFALFPEVQKSEGLFKGDVKYTDHKDNSSKILGMTVSKIYSPELQAHLSIALFDDLTKIRQLEFSARQNEKLAAVGGLAAGIAHEIRNPLAGISGSIEMLTQTVSNEDDRKLMKIVLREIDRLNNLITEFLDYARPETPPTDPVDLSSLFNEILDSMRLNKQVREDVEQVREYTEGLKILGRRDKLKQAFLNIIINSYQAMNDSQKPMIAVKALVTEKEVQVRIRDAGSGMSEATKKKMFEPFHTTKPKGTGLGLAVTHKILEGHGAQVFVESEVGVGTEFILTFPRAN, encoded by the coding sequence ATGCGTCTGAGTCTGGCGTTTCAGAACAATAAAAATCAAGGGCTGATGGTGGAGTTTGCACGCATCAGCCTCTTTGCATTGATCCTCGCGATCAGTGTGATTTCCAGTATTGTTCAAGAGGGATTCATCAATTGGTCTATCTTGGGACCTTTTTACGGAATCCTGACGGTCGCTTTTGCTTTGCACCTGATTTGGTTTTCTTTTTGGAATGAACTTTTAAAACGTCCCGTTTTATTTTTCTTAGGTTTTGTTTTTGATTCCTTGTTTATTTCTCTTTTGATTTATTACTCAGGGATCAATCAGTCTCTTTTCTTGTTCTTACATTTGGTGAACATTCTTTTGGCGGGGATCGCCTGCCGTGGTGTAGGAGCTGTAACGCTGGCTCTTTTCACTAGTATTTTCTTCTCTGTGGCGGCTTTGTTCTCGCCGGAGATGAAAGCGCTTAATTTCTTTTTTTTATTGGCGCTTAATAACATTGCCTTCTTTTCTGTGGCAGGGCTTGCAGGTTATTTAAGTGAACAGTTACAAAGTGTCGGTAGCGAATTAAAAAAGACCGGTTTGAGTCTGCGTTCTGCGCAAGAGCTTAATGAGGTTTTGATCGAAAATATTCCTACAGGAATGGTGTCTTTCACGGAAGCGGGCGAAGTCGTTAAAGCCAACTCTTCTGCTGTTGAGATTTTAGGATTTTCTGATTTTACTAAATTGAATTGGTTTGCGCTTTTTCCGGAAGTGCAAAAGTCGGAAGGTCTCTTTAAGGGCGACGTTAAATACACGGATCATAAAGACAACAGTTCAAAAATTTTGGGAATGACAGTTTCAAAAATCTACAGCCCTGAACTGCAGGCGCATCTGTCGATTGCTCTTTTTGATGATTTGACAAAAATTCGTCAACTGGAATTTAGTGCCCGTCAGAATGAAAAATTAGCAGCCGTGGGTGGTTTGGCGGCGGGGATTGCTCATGAGATTCGTAATCCATTAGCGGGAATCAGCGGTAGTATTGAAATGCTCACACAAACGGTGAGCAATGAAGACGATAGAAAGCTCATGAAAATCGTTCTTCGTGAAATTGACCGATTGAATAATTTGATCACGGAATTTTTGGATTATGCTCGCCCGGAAACTCCTCCGACAGATCCCGTGGATTTATCTTCTTTGTTTAATGAGATTTTGGATTCCATGCGCCTTAACAAGCAAGTGCGTGAAGATGTCGAGCAAGTGCGCGAGTATACGGAGGGTTTAAAAATCCTCGGCCGTCGCGATAAATTGAAACAAGCGTTTTTAAATATCATTATCAATTCATACCAGGCCATGAACGATTCTCAGAAACCGATGATCGCGGTGAAAGCTCTTGTGACTGAAAAAGAAGTGCAAGTGCGTATTCGCGACGCAGGTTCAGGGATGAGTGAAGCGACGAAGAAGAAAATGTTTGAACCTTTCCACACGACGAAACCAAAAGGCACGGGCCTTGGTCTAGCTGTGACTCATAAAATTTTGGAAGGGCATGGAGCACAAGTCTTTGTCGAGAGCGAAGTGGGCGTAGGGACTGAGTTTATTTTGACTTTTCCAAGAGCAAACTGA
- a CDS encoding sigma-54-dependent transcriptional regulator has translation MKSRILVVDDEESIREFLEIMLKKEGYEVTLAEDGQKAKDLLTKKTFDMIISDLQMPHVTGIELLKHVKESYPDTVFMLITAFGTTETAVEAMKMGAYDYLTKPFKIDEVRLNIHNALRSRNLEVENRSLKKELVKEYSFQNMVGNSPAMHAIYDMVKRVSQTPTNVLITGESGTGKEVVAKAIHYNGPLKDRPFVTVNCGAIPENLMESEMFGHKKGSFTGAVADKAGLFEVADGGTLFLDEVGELPLTIQVKLLRAIQERVIRRVGATDDMKVDVRIIAATNRNLEEMVQKGGFRQDLFYRLNVINIKTPGLRDRRDDIPLLAGHFLKKYNERLGKNIGAISTEAMEILKKYDYPGNVRELENLIERTVALEGGATILPESLPPMVNTSSGRKMASSNEIEIGDDGVDLDKVMGQIEKELLIKAIHAAGGVKKRAAKLLHISFRSMRYRIEKYNLGVVGDDELDDE, from the coding sequence ATGAAGTCGAGAATTCTTGTTGTCGATGACGAAGAATCAATTCGCGAGTTTTTGGAGATCATGCTCAAGAAAGAAGGGTATGAAGTCACTTTGGCTGAGGACGGCCAAAAGGCGAAAGACCTCCTTACTAAAAAAACTTTCGACATGATCATTTCCGATTTGCAAATGCCTCATGTGACAGGGATTGAACTTTTAAAACACGTAAAAGAATCTTACCCAGACACAGTGTTCATGCTGATCACCGCTTTCGGTACAACGGAAACGGCTGTGGAAGCGATGAAGATGGGTGCTTATGACTATTTGACAAAACCGTTTAAGATCGACGAAGTTCGTTTGAACATTCACAACGCTCTTCGCTCTCGCAATCTTGAAGTCGAAAATAGATCTCTTAAAAAAGAACTCGTTAAAGAATACTCTTTCCAAAACATGGTGGGAAATTCTCCTGCGATGCACGCCATCTACGACATGGTGAAAAGAGTTTCCCAAACTCCAACAAATGTTTTGATCACGGGAGAGTCGGGAACAGGTAAAGAGGTTGTAGCAAAAGCGATTCACTACAACGGTCCGTTGAAAGACCGTCCGTTTGTGACAGTGAACTGCGGTGCCATTCCTGAGAATTTGATGGAATCAGAAATGTTCGGTCACAAAAAAGGTTCCTTCACGGGTGCTGTGGCTGATAAAGCGGGTCTATTCGAAGTGGCTGATGGCGGAACCTTGTTCCTCGATGAGGTCGGTGAGTTGCCGCTGACGATCCAAGTAAAATTACTTCGTGCGATTCAAGAGCGTGTGATCCGCAGAGTGGGTGCGACAGATGACATGAAAGTCGATGTTCGTATCATCGCTGCAACAAACAGAAATCTTGAAGAGATGGTGCAAAAAGGCGGCTTCCGTCAAGATTTGTTCTATCGTTTGAATGTTATCAATATTAAAACTCCGGGTCTTCGTGATCGTCGTGATGATATTCCTTTGCTCGCTGGTCACTTCCTTAAGAAGTACAACGAGCGCTTGGGAAAAAACATCGGCGCAATCAGCACAGAGGCGATGGAAATCCTTAAAAAGTACGACTACCCAGGTAACGTGCGTGAGCTTGAAAACTTAATCGAGCGCACTGTGGCTCTTGAAGGTGGCGCGACAATCTTGCCTGAGTCTTTGCCTCCAATGGTAAATACGTCTTCAGGTCGCAAGATGGCTTCATCGAATGAAATCGAAATCGGTGATGATGGTGTTGATCTTGATAAGGTGATGGGACAAATCGAAAAAGAATTGCTCATCAAAGCCATTCACGCTGCCGGTGGTGTTAAGAAGAGAGCTGCCAAGCTTCTTCATATTTCTTTCCGATCTATGCGTTATCGCATCGAAAAATACAACTTAGGTGTTGTGGGTGATGACGAACTTGATGATGAATAA